The sequence TTCTCCAGAAGGAAGCGCTTTGAATTCTCGCGCCCCTGCCCGATGCGAACCGAATCATAAGAGAACCATGCACCGGATTTCTCGACCACGCCGGCCTTCACACCAAGATCGATAATCTCGCCGACCTTGGAAATGCCCTGACCGTACATGATGTCGAATTCCACCTGCTTGAAGGGCGGCGCGACCTTATTCTTGACGACTTTCACCCGCGTCGAGTTGCCGACAATATCGTCGCGTTCCTTGATCTGCCCGGTACGCCGGATGTCGAGCCGGACCGATGCATAGAATTTCAGCGCGTTGCCGCCCGATGTGGTTTCCGGATTTCCGTACATCACGCCGATTTTCATGCGGATCTGGTTGATGAAGATCACCATGCACTTGGAACGGCTGATCGAACCGGTCAGCTTGCGCAGAGCCTGGCTCATCAGGCGGGCCTGCAGACCAACATGGGTATCGCCCATTTCGCCCTCGATTTCAGCGCGCGGCACCAGGGCGGCAACCGAGTCGACCACCAATATGTCGATCGCATTGGAACGCACCAGCGTATCGGTGATCTCCAGCGCCTGCTCACCGGTATCCGGTTGCGAGATGATGAGTTCGTCGGTATTGACGCCCAGCGCCTTGGCATAGACGGGGTCGAGCGCATGTTCTGCGTCGACAAAAGCAGCGGTGCCGCCATTTTTCTGTGCCTCGGCGATGACATGCAACGCGAGCGTGGTCTTACCGGAGCTTTCCGGTCCATAAACTTCGATCACGCGTCCCTTTGGCAATCCCCCGATGCCGAGCGCAATATCCAGTCCCAGGCTACCCGTGGAAATGGCTTCTACTTCCAGTGCCTTGCGCTGGCCCAGCTTCATTGCCGAGCCCTTGCCGAAGGCACGATCGATCTGCGCCAATGCGGCGTCGAGAGCTTTTTGTCTGTCTGATGAGTTCAACTGATTTTCCGATTCTACGACTTTTAAATTGCCGGCCATTTGCCTGTCCCCTTCGCTAAATGCTTAACCATCATCAATCAATGATTGTGATGATGTACCGCATTTGTTCTCTAAGAACAAGAGTAGAACAAAATTTTCTTCCACCAATGCCAAATTATTGAATATTAGTCGAAATGCTTCCGCTTTCTAGTCTTCCTTGGCATGTTCGGCCAAAGTCTCCCCGACCGCTTCCGCAATTTGCGCCACCGAAAATGGCTTGGGCAGAAAATTCACCTTGTCGAGATCGATGGACTTGCGCAATTGCTCCTCGGCATAGCCCGACATGAAGAGGATCGGCAGGTCCGGATAGTTTTTGCGCACATGTTTAGCCATGGTCGGCCCGTCCATGTTCGGCATCACCACGTCGGAGACGATCAGGTCGAACGGCAGTTCCTTGTCCGCCTGCGTCGCGAGCAGGCCCAAAGCTTCCTCGCCCTCGCTGGCAGTAACCACCGTATAGCCCTGACGGGTAAGGGCCCGCTCGGCGACCGCGCGCACCATATCCTCGTCCTCGACCAGCAAGATATGGGCGCTGCCCCACAATTCCTTTTTCGCCGTGGCCTTGACCGGCAGCGAGTTGAGCGTCGCCCGGTCCAGATCGTCCTTGGTGGGCTGATGCACCGGAAAATAGATCGAGAAGGTGGTGCCGTCTCCGGGCTTGGAATCGGCAAAAATATAGCCGCCGGACTGCTTGATGATTCCGTACACCGTGGAAAGTCCGAGCCCCGTCCCCTTGCCGACCGCCTTGGTCGTGAAAAACGGTTCGAAAATCTTGCCGATCACATGAGGCGGGATGCCGTTTCCGGTATCGGAGAAGATCAGCGCCGTATAGTCACCGACCGGCAGGATATCGCTCTTCAGCGCCCGCACATCGGATGCCACCACTGCCTGGGTCGAGATCGAAATCTTGCCGCCGTTGGGCATGGCGTCACGGGCGTTGACGCCGAGATTGATAATCACTTGTTCGAGCTGTCCCGGATCCGCACGGACCAGTCCCAGATTACGGCCATGGCGCACTTCCAGTTCGATCGTCTCGTCGAGCAGACGCTTGAGCAGATTGGAGACATCGGCAACCACGTCGGGCAATTGCAACACTTGCGGCCGTAGCGTCTGCTGCCGCGAAAAAGCGAGCAGCTGCCGGGTCAGGCCGGCTGCCCGGTTGCTGTTATTCTTGACTTGCTGGATATCGTCATAGTCACTGTCGCCCGGCGCGTGACGGAGCAGCATCAGGTCGCAATGGCCGATGATGGCGGTCAGGATATTGTTGAAATCATGAGCGACGCCACCGGCAAGCTGGCCGACCGCCTGCATCTTGGTCGCCTGCGCCACCTGACTCTTCAGCTT comes from Sphingorhabdus sp. YGSMI21 and encodes:
- the recA gene encoding recombinase RecA, with amino-acid sequence MAGNLKVVESENQLNSSDRQKALDAALAQIDRAFGKGSAMKLGQRKALEVEAISTGSLGLDIALGIGGLPKGRVIEVYGPESSGKTTLALHVIAEAQKNGGTAAFVDAEHALDPVYAKALGVNTDELIISQPDTGEQALEITDTLVRSNAIDILVVDSVAALVPRAEIEGEMGDTHVGLQARLMSQALRKLTGSISRSKCMVIFINQIRMKIGVMYGNPETTSGGNALKFYASVRLDIRRTGQIKERDDIVGNSTRVKVVKNKVAPPFKQVEFDIMYGQGISKVGEIIDLGVKAGVVEKSGAWFSYDSVRIGQGRENSKRFLLENPEMMAKLENQIRGKQEEVAEEMMTGPIGKADDGDDEK